GGCAGTTGGCTCCTGGTAAGGTTTGTGCATTCTCTTGACCATACCATCACCATGTCCCTCAAACGTTGTTAGCTCTTCCTTCAAGCGATTCTTTGTCCTCAACCATatattttttcaactttttaacGCACTCTATCatttcttgaaataagttttgAAGAGTCAGGAATGATGTTTTGATGAACTCATAATCAGCAGTGGCGGCTTAGATATATGTGcaaggtgtgcgacggcatcgggcctcaaaattttgagggcctcggctcaaaattttgaggtcctataatattacttatatattatttatacctataaaatatcagatgtatattaacatattaatttttaggtcctaaactaatagttatatattgttaatgttcatataatatcatatgagtatcaataaaTTAGTTATCTATgctcgtaaatatagttttagtccatttattctttccataaaatttaaacttagatTAGGAGGTTCTTTTTGAcattatatacaaagataattattttgtatttcttatcccatttgatttgatgcaatcggtttaatattgataatctatatgtttacaagaataaaattgatttttttttatattatacgcaatttaaatcgacaattaaaaaaaaaattaaattttttatatttagggccgcttttatattttgcatagGGTCTCCTAAAACCCAGAGACGCCCCTGATAATCAGTAAGCTGTAATGTGTATGGGTTGGGTGAATTAGATTGGAAGGctagaaaaatatacaatatatatGAAGATTTGACCGACAAACTTAATGAGGCTTTTTTTTAAGTAGCTAGAAGCGATTTTGTTAAtattgaatataataataatattttgtggtaccaacaatgaattggtccaagtcgTAGAGATCTTGGTCTCCTTAAGCATGTGATCAGGGGTTCGATTCTTGACTCATGCGTATGGAAAAAATTCACCTTGTGTGTCCCACATGTTCTCCAATGGAGATTAGTCATCAGCGGTGGAAACTTCGTATCAATATCatggttaaaaaaatttgtacgttaattattaatattttcaatCAATTATAGAGTGAGTATTAGAGAGAGTGTTCTCATCACTCCTCTTGCTCAGAAATCATCTTATAATTAGTATTTTTGTGTAATGAAAAATACTGGGAAAAGAACAATCATTATTGAATTGAGATTTCGAtgaattattttagtaaaaaaagtcttgaagattttaaaagattttgtgagattgtATTGACTTTGTGGGATTTTAATGACATTTTCAACAATCACGATTTTCAACAATCAAAACTTTAAAGAATTTATTACACAGATTTTCTAGATTTCGAAGtactttatggatttttatgatttcaaaTGATTCagtgatttgttttttttttaagttattgatttccaaaaataaaatccaataataataacaattaattaatattcaatataacaaaataaaatcaaacaaataaaaaaaaaattacgttaaattgttaccaaaaaaaagttatgctgaagaattttgaaaaaatataaaataaaataggagaatgttaacttgtgcccttaagggcacatgttaagaagataaatgtagaaaaaatttattgaacttgtggtgtattcaattatctaaacattaaattttttgtatcattaaatactatatttctatttttaggtagcttaacatgtgcccttagggcacaagttaacatgacccaataaaatatcagatgaaaaaaaaaattacgttaaattgttacaaaaaaataagttatGTTGAAGAATTTTAAGAGTGGTATATGTATGATGATGATTAAACAATTTAGCAAATTGTTTTTTGTGAGTTGCATACGTTGAGGAAATTTTTATCTGACGCAAGTATATAATTGATTGAAAAGTATATATAATTCATTCCACTTGTAAGAGAAAAAACCCTGTAAAATTATGTCAGAGgtttataattatatgtatGGACAATATAgcaaagccactaggtttggtctagtggtgagaggtttgggtagtatgtaataggtcctgggttcgattctcagctcactgtaaacaaaaaataataatagcaaGTTGTAAGAGAAGAACATATTTTGAAGTGATGAGTTCCGATGTCAGTAAGGGAAAAAAGTCGGTGGGAGAGCATGAACAATCTCAAGGTTTGGAGTGAGATTGTTTGAGGAGTGTAGTACTCCATCGGGTCCTTGTTATAATaagaagtttactttttagattcatagaatgtttgatgtatctgacacatattattgactaaatacatcaaacattttatgaatctaaaaagtaaacttcttcttataataaggaccagaggaaatatatatattttcaactaaaaagtctcatgAAATCCATTCCAtaacaaaattcattaaaatcggtaaacttttgaataccaatggaCATTCTATAAATGACAAGAAAACTCAATTGAATATCAACAGATTTCATtgtcctaaaaaaaaaaaatcttgattgtcttaattgaatatcaGAAGATTTACTTAACTTTTgcaaaagtcttgattgaatacaacgagtttttataataaaaaaatcttttaaaatcctttgaaatctcaatccaatataCCCCCTAAGTATAGCTCAGTTTCCATAGACATTACATGTAATACGTAGGATCGGTGTTCAAACTCTGGTACTCCCACTTATTTAGACACCGGGGTTTGAAGACAATTTGGGCCTCGAAGTGCGTGCTTTAACTTGCAAATCCCAATAGACAGCCCAAATCCATACACAATAAACTTCCCACGACCAGTTGACATAGGACTCATCGAACGGTTCAACATTTTTCCATACAATAATCCATTTTTGTCTGTTTATTTTGGGAAATACACAACCAAACAAGCCCTTATCATAACTCTATCTTTCACAGGCCCAAATCATCATAGTTAGTAGCTCTTTCTTCTCGCTCTTTGTGATTATCCAACACTATTCTCTCTTTCTTTGGCCATTTCTTTcggtactctctctctctctctctctctctctgcaaGATTTTttgtgtcctttttttttttaatctttagcAAATAGAATAGGGAATTCACGTGCCCCAGTTGTTCAATCCTTTTGACTTTGCAATTTCGGATACAAAAGTTCGAATCTTTTAAGGTGGGGTATGTCAATTTTGATTTTGGGTCAGCTCGATGAGATGCTATTGTGATTCTGAATTAAGATTTCGGAATTGGGTTgttgaaattttatgattttctttGATGGTTTTGTTTTGCTATTATTTTGATTGTTATGTTGTTTTGTAATATGCTTTGTTACTGGGAAATTGATAGAAAAGAAGTGGAAAATGGAAGATTTAgaggttgatgttgttgtttgtAACATAGGAAGGAACCTAACATGATTTGATGACTGGATGTTCTTTTGATTCTTGtcttatttgaaatattatacTTTTGGGTTGATTTGGTGAAAGCTGTTTGAATATTCATTGTAATtctgttattatatataaacttTGATGTTGATGACCTTATTTGCTTATTGGTTTCGATGATTTAGCATAGGGAGAGGAAAATTGTTCTTTTGGGTGAATTTGAGTAACCTTGCTCAACCTATTGATATCTATCAAATTCTTTTGTTCTTTCAAATAACTTCTTTTGCCTTTGAACTTGTGAAACATACCTTTGTTTTTATACTTTAAAGTGCCTTACTACTCTTTGTAGCACTAACAATTAAAAGCATGTCCGGTGTCTGACATTCGACTAATTatatttctcaaattattacggGTGTCGACGTGTCGGTATCTGTGTCAGCTTCATACTTACTAACTAATCTATTCATTGACAAGGTTAAGAACATTATGTTTTGGGTTCTTGTAGAGATTTTTTTTGGACTATTTCTAGTTGTCTTCCTAGTTGTCTCTACATTTTCAAGGATAATGTTTTAGGAGATATCTTcctttttatgacaaaaaacaGTGACATCATATAATTCATGCAGTCGATCCTAtcgagtgaaaaataaaaacaaaaaaccttttgttgttgatgagGATTAAATGGCCAATCAGCGACTAGTTGAGTGCTTTGAACATTGTGCGATTGCATTAGAGCGGTATGACggaaatttggaaaaaaaatcagGCAAGGAATAGGTATTTGGTCTGGTAGAGAGTTAATGCAATCAGCCAGGGAAATCAAAATTGGGTTTGGATtgagtttaataaaaatagAGCAGAATAGAAAAATATCCTAGGCCTAATACATCCAAGAAAAATAGGAGGTGCTTCACGTGTCTGGCAGAAAGATTTATACCTGAAATTATTTTGCTCATACCGCTTTCTTTGTTGTCTTGCGGTATCACTCACATTGGATTAGTCAATCCTAACATTTGGCCTAGTGAGGATTTAAAGAGGCTAAATGAACTCTTGCTTGATTGTGAAGTCAGAAGCATATGAGCTCAAATAAGGCTAAATGAAAACTTTGATACTAGCTTTGTGGTTATTCTTttgaatatgaattatattGCAGCATTCTACCTATttgtttaacaattttttatatggcattatatttttctttataaacaTTGCTATGGAAAGTAGATTTATATATCTAAAACTATTTTCCCTCCTCATTTAATAAGAACTGTTACGTGATTTTGTTTATGACAGTGGTTACTAATTATCGTAGAAAATGAGTACATTGGATGCAACTAGGGCAGAACTTGGCCTTCTTGTTTTGTATTTGAACAAGGCTGAGGCAAGGGACAAGATATGCAGAGCAATACAATATGGTTCCAAATTCTTGAGTAATGGGCAACCTGGTAAAGCGCAGAATGTAGACAAAACAACCAGCTTAGCACGAAAAGTTTTTCGTCTATTTAAGGTTAGattaattttctttcaaaaacaTGCTAGACCCTTCATCCACATCTTTTTGCCTATTTTTGCGCACAGTTTATAATGTAACATCCTCTTTGATTGTTTTGGTTCCGAGAAACATATAGAAATTctaaaaggaaaaattaaagtcaaatattttGCTTTGCTTAGTATTATCCATCGACAACATTCTAATTGATATTCTGGAATAGAAAATGATTCTGTGAATAATTAGTTCATGTAATAATAGTCATTCTTATACTTCACCTCTTTAATCACAGTTTGTCAATGACCTGCATGCGCTGATTAGTCCAACACCTCAGGGTACTCCCCTTCCCATAATTCTGTTGGGAAAGGTATGATAACTCTAACAACATTGTCTCTTTtcatctttaatttatttaccTAATGTCTTGTTGAATGGTGTTTTCCAGTCCAAGAATGCATTACTGTCCACTTTCTTGTTTCTTGATCAATTTGTGTGGCTTGGTAGAACTGGTATCGTAGAGGTAAGAAATAAACATTGTCATTAGCATCCCGTTGTTTGTTTCTGTATTATTATTACATGAGAATACCATCCAACAAAAATTTTATTGTGTAACTACAGAATAAAGAACGTACCGAACTACTTGGCCGGATTTCTCTCTACTGTTGGCTGGGTTCCTCAATATGTACTTCCTTGGTCGAGGTTTGTGGCTTATGCATACCTTCCTTATTGATGCTAAAACATATATATGCACCGATCATACCCTTTTTATTTCTTAGCTTTTTAAAACCTCTGTATGACATCATTATATGCGTTTGATTAGATTGGGGAGCTTGGAAGACTCTCTGGatcaatgaagaaaatagaGAAAGAAATCAAGAACAATAATAAATATGATGTATGTTGTCCATGCTCATCTTTAAATTCTTCAAAGTTTCTGTCTTTGGTTTATTTCGGCACTGCGATTTCTTTACATTTGTTAATCATTACTATGGATGCAGAATGAGCAATACCAGGCCAAGCTAAAAAAGTCAAATGAGAGGACTCTAGCTCTTATCAAAGCAAGCATTGATACAGTGGTAGCTGTTGGACTGCTTCAGTTGGCACCCGAGAAAGTCACTCCCCGTGTTACAGGGGCATTTGGATTTGTTTCATCTCTAATATCTTGCTATCAGGTGCTTGCTTCTTGCTAAGTATATTTAGATTTTGCTTCCTATTTTCCTTGGAGTCCCTAAAATTTTATATCTATGTTCTATGTGTATGATCGCACATACCAGTGTTGTCAATAGCGTGCTATAGCGGTGTAGCATACGGGAAAGGCCTCTTGTCGCTAAAAGACACACGGTAACCGCCATTGTAGCTGCTATAGCACTGCACCTCagaatgatataaaaaaaaaaatccaaagtAGCTCTTAAAGTTCAAACATTAGGCCTTTTTGCTTGGGGATTTTAgaaatttttgtaataaaataaCACCAAAACAGCGCTAGGCTTTCCTCTCAATCTGTCTCACCGTCATTTTTCACCCTCTCACTAGTCAATCACAGCTAGTTATTGAGTTTTTATCCTATATATaataaactatataaaaaatgtcaaaatagcGGGCATCCTACTAGTGGTACCAATGAGTCAGAATTGTTCATGTGCTGTTTACCTGAGAGTGACATTGTGAGGAATTGTGTTATGTGTGGAGGAAACTATCATCGGGGGAGTGAACGTGTATAAATGTGACATTTAGGAGTATTTCATGCATCATGAATTGTGCATGCAACATGCTTGATACTCCAAGGGACATCGAGTGTGTGTATGCAATTGTGTATTATTTTAGGAAGGATGTCTTCCTAGATATTTCGTGTAGTTATTAAACTCTAAAATTTTACGGCAGAAAATATTGTCACCCTTTTCGTGTGTGCAATTATACTCCAGAGTATTTACTTTCACTGACAATGATCTCTGGTTGGTTTAATGCAGTTGCTTCCTCCTGCCTCTGCCAAGTCAAAAACATCGTGAGCTTGGAAGAATAAAATAGCTCCCGTCATGCTTCATTGTTGTTAAATAATTGTATGAATTTATCAGCAGATGTTAATTGGTATGGTTGCTTTTGTCTTAGTAGAAAACAAGGTCCTGATTGGAGTTGTTTTCAAAAACCATTTTATTGTTTCGGATTCGGTCCTTAAAACTCTTTggattattataaatatatatatttatcctCTTAAGATATGCAATGTCAAATAAGCTCTTTAATGTTTTATTGTAAAATTACATCAAATTTGGAGGTGAGGATCGAACTTAGAACCTCTAGCATACTACTCAATTCATTTACcattagaccaaacctaatTGCTTGAGATACATTGGATTTATTATTGAAGAGAAAATTCGATGCTTATAAATGAAAGAGTTGTATGATGTATGGTGGAATTGTAAGGTCTAAATTGGTTATTTATTCACACATTGATTTTCGAATTATCTTTCAAATTTTAGTAAGTTTAAATTATGATGtattttacattaatattttaatgaatataGTTGTGAATTTTTGCTTGTTCTTTGAAACCGAAGCTAAATTCATTGCGGACACTTAATAAAGGATTGGAAATATGATTATTAATTTGCTTGCAAGTTTAATGGAGAAGAGATAAATTAATACGCAAATAGAAAGAACATAGGACTTTGTAAAAGGAGGAGAGTTTTGAGGGTTTCAATTTTTCTGTAAAAGATAAAATCTTTTTAATTTGGAGacgtaaaaaaaatgttttgaagGAAATGTTTTGGAGTTACAGTTACCACTTGAGTTTGGCCCTGTTTCTTATTAaaagaattagagaaataaagtaaagaagtagaaaataaggagaAATTGGCTCAACCATAATTTTTTAACCACTTTACTACTTTTAAggtgaagaaaaaaagtaaGGTCAAACTTACCCTAAATACAACCGTTTAGATTTATTTGCTGAGTTTTATATAACTTGGATTTTTATTTGATGCAAAAATTGAGAGTTTCCCTTTGAGAGGAAATATAGTAGTAAATATGTCTTAGTAAACAAAAACAAGTAATCcttttcaataaatataaagtaatttttttttctttctaaactTCATAAATATTGTATGagaaaaattctaaattcaTAAAATGTGTTCTAAAAAAGTAACTTGTATTTAccaaaatttttaaacaaaaattagacACCGTATAAAAACACCATATAAAAATACATCTAATATCTAAATGTATCTTTAGATGTAATAAAACtaatatcataaaataaaaaatgtgagataaaaataataaatcagaTAGTAACGGTGTCAGCGTCTGAATttgtgtaaaaatatattttgcttaGAAAAAGGGGCACCCGTAATATGACCCTATTTTTTGTCTTCCACCCATGGGCCTCTTTTTCTAACTGTCGATAGCAGGTCACCTTTTTTaagttgagaaaaaaaaaaaagtcaaactttATCTTCTGCTTTATTCCAAACTAACTGTCTAGTGCATTGATTTGCCAATTTCAAATCCTGTTGTAAAATGTAAGACATATTTCTATTCCCAATTCTATTTGTACTGAGTTTGGCGTCCGCGTAGTTGAATTTAAAAAGTTCAGATCTACAAATTTCCTAACATTGATTCATCCTTGCAAtcaaattaaagaaattttctactaacataaaattttatttgatcAACAGTATAGTGACAGAGAAAATAGATTCCCTaattccaaaacaaaacaaaaactgtAGAGAGAAAGATATGAACATGGGGATGATTCTTTTGTCATGTATGTCGTTCCTCATCAAGGAGTCCAAGAGGAATATCTGACATGTGTAATTATTGTTTAAGTTTCTTCCATTCGGATTTCAGAATCCAACAAAtaactaaattaattaatttaagacTAGTACAGAACTTAAAAGTGACCTGCTACAGACAGTTAGGTAAAGAGGACCATGGGTGGAACACAAAAAATAGGGTCCATATTAATACTTACAATGTAATACTCAAGTTTCAGGGATTGATACAAATACAgcatatgaatttaatttaaacaACTTACAATGTAATACTTGTCCCACATCAAAGACCATAATAAGATACTAGGAATCAAGTAAGTAGTAAAATCACAGAAAAACCTGAACTTAAGGTTAAACAAAGGGTATACAGCGAAACTGGATTCATTAAAATGACTCCTCACGAGAATAATCTTAAATTTTTCTTGTCTCCTTTATTGGTTTGGGGAGGAGGAATTGTCGCAGTTTGTGCCAGCAAAGATCACAAgacatcatcatcttcaacaaaatcatcaacttCATATTCTTCCTCATCCCAGCCATCCACAGCTCCTATACCCATCGCATGTCCCCGCAATATATCCACAATCTGTTGGAAATCTCCATCGGTTGTAATTTCTCCAGACTCATCTTCAGAAGTCGCTGAGGGTTGACAGTTAGCCCGATGGTCTCTCTTCAACACAAACATTCCTGAGGGTCCAAGAATATCAACAGTGAATGCTGGTGACAACTGGATCCCCTGAGCTTGAACATGAGAAACACTGCATTCACAATTGTCTAAGTCAGGAACATTGCacaaatatctaaaatattatatttatgcaATGCTTAGGTAGTGTTTGACATGCCCCTTTTCAGTCAAATCAAAGTGTATCCCTTTCTTAGGGACACTACAAATGAAATTATAAGTATAAAATGGAACAGACAGGGAAAATTCAATAAAGATGAAAGAAAAAGGAGAACGAAAGATATAGTTTCATAATCCTGTTGGTATTGAAATGATTCTGATTACAGTAATGAGAGGCACCAATAGCTCAAGGTGGGGAGTAGGTAGATGTCGTACTGAGCACAAATGAAGAAAagttaaagtagtgaaaaatctGCATAAAGGCTTTATAAGTATACAAACCAAGGAATATATGGACCAAAGTGAGTTgctttataagtataaaaaccAAGgaatatataagttttttttttataattcctAAAGTTGACAAAAGGATTAGCTTCGAAATAGAAGGGACAATCAGTATGGAATGCAACACTTTTCAGCAATACTACTCAAGTTAACATTATTTGTGCacgcaataatattaaattggAGTTAAAACCAAGCACTGCATAAAGGCTTGTTGTGAATTTATTTAGGATGCTACAACTAATCTGACAACAATTTTAATAAAACCTCAACACACAAGTTTACCAATGAAGAAACGCACCAAATGTACAATAAGCCATCCATTTCTTGCCTCTGTACCCTTTCCAAAAGCTCAACCTGCAAGATACCACCAATACAGAGTACAGGTTCTGGAAGCATGAACTTTTGTAGCCGGTTTTCCTGTTCACAAGGAATCATTTtcagaaaaacataaaacagtTTCCGTTGTTAAAAACATGAGTCGGGAGTTACTCAAGCAACATTATTTGAACATTGGAGTTATTATTTAGTCATGCAgctttcatttaatttttctcaGCAACATCAAGCTAGGTCATTCTACTCCGTCCATCCAaaaatatatgtcactttggcACATGGGTTAAATAGTTAGGGTATCCTTTAATTCtgaatggaaaagaaaaattgtgaattaatttacaaaattgcCCTTCAGTAATAGTACTGGAAAATTGCAAAAAGAGAGAATGATAAATAG
This genomic interval from Trifolium pratense cultivar HEN17-A07 linkage group LG6, ARS_RC_1.1, whole genome shotgun sequence contains the following:
- the LOC123890252 gene encoding peroxisomal membrane protein 11C-like, translated to MSTLDATRAELGLLVLYLNKAEARDKICRAIQYGSKFLSNGQPGKAQNVDKTTSLARKVFRLFKFVNDLHALISPTPQGTPLPIILLGKSKNALLSTFLFLDQFVWLGRTGIVENKERTELLGRISLYCWLGSSICTSLVEIGELGRLSGSMKKIEKEIKNNNKYDNEQYQAKLKKSNERTLALIKASIDTVVAVGLLQLAPEKVTPRVTGAFGFVSSLISCYQLLPPASAKSKTS